GTTCTTGTTGTGGATCCGGCCGTACGCCGTATACAGATTGGTGCGCTTCGACAGCGGATACAAATAACCCACGCCCCACGCGCGCGAGTCCTGGTTGAAGCTGGTCTTGTCGTCCTTGCGCATCACCGACGCCAGCAGGGTGCCGGTTCCGACCGGCGCGGACAATCCCAGCAGGATCTCGTTGCCGTCGGTCGACGGCGTTGGCTTGACGCCGCCGAACGGGTTGTTGGCATTGCCCAGCGGCGCGCTGTTGAAGCCCTTGTCGACGCCATACGCGATGTAGGCCTTGACCACCTTGAAGTCGTAGTTCGCCGCCAGCAGCGTGTTGGTGCCGATGTCGCGGTTGACCGCCGTGACGCCAGGCGCCGCGGCCACATCGGAATTTTTGTTGTTGTAGGCCAGCCGCACGTTCAGCGGACCATTCGAGTAGCCGATCGATCCGCCGAACTGGCGGCCGGCCGAACTGCTGCCCGCCTGCTCGCCGACGCTGTACGCCACGTCGGCGCTGACGCCCATGGTCACCGGCGCGGAATAGATGATGGTATTGCTGGTGCGGACGTTGGTGCCGGAATCGGGAAACTGGTTCTTCGACGTGCCCGCATAGCCGGTGCCGAAGGGATCTGCCACCTGCGCCAGCGCCTGGTGCCACGGCGTGTATTGGCGGCCCAGCGTAACGGTGCCGACATTGGTCTTCAGTCCGACGAAGGCCTGGCG
This window of the Massilia sp. R2A-15 genome carries:
- a CDS encoding porin codes for the protein MNKTIIAALLAAGAGAASAQTNVTIYGIVDAGLVRESGGVANYTKITSGVGSASRIGFRGTEDLGGGMSALFTLETGVKIDTGEVDTAGTIFNRQAFVGLKTNVGTVTLGRQYTPWHQALAQVADPFGTGYAGTSKNQFPDSGTNVRTSNTIIYSAPVTMGVSADVAYSVGEQAGSSSAGRQFGGSIGYSNGPLNVRLAYNNKNSDVAAAPGVTAVNRDIGTNTLLAANYDFKVVKAYIAYGVDKGFNSAPLGNANNPFGGVKPTPSTDGNEILLGLSAPVGTGTLLASVMRKDDKTSFNQDSRAWGVGYLYPLSKRTNLYTAYGRIHNKNGAGYTVANNTEAGTGDKAFNLGVRHTF